In Chryseobacterium oranimense, a single window of DNA contains:
- a CDS encoding TonB-dependent receptor translates to MKKRSIFLMAATATLYFNNAYAQETPQDSIKTSSIDQIVITGNSGPKKKIESSTAISTFTAKEIQKQNPISAAALLQRVPGFAVETSGGEVGNNLFARGIPSAGAYEFVQVQEDGLPVFEDGALQFANADNFFRVDNSVSRLEALRGGSGSIYANNSPGGLINFITKEGSNDFKGTAKLETSTYGLMRTDLNVGGALVQDKLFFNVGGFYRTDNGIRKTGFRANNGGQIRMNLKYVFDKGYAKVYYKKLDDRNTFFLPIPLTQNGNDLKEFSGFDPNYGTYSYRTISQLNIPQAGGGFFSRNLEDGIHPKVDVLGAEFKYDLGNNFSVLNKTRYTNINMNYTGIFPAGGPQTGAGFANANGITGNNYQYSLVGSGAVVNPAFVQELGFWAIDKQMNNFVNDLQFNYKFDKGNVTAGFYKSNWKSHQYWNWSNILTTATDKPQLLNLVDTSLTPNSTGYSKTYNGVTDMSFLLRDSQVQGSLNDLYANLDYNVTDNLSINAGLRYSRDFYKGYSVNTTTANLNNSGLTTDGTHSFATTTADDNMSVLGNKYNYWSYDIDKVSYTLATNYKINKENAVYARFSHGFRSPNEEAYYNYFTTPNPDQPLKPVLTNQVEVGYKYYSRTFDVAVIPFYSTLKNLSFTDVFSNGTSENTFANTKNYGVELEGYARLFNNMLELTFNGTIQNPKYSGLEEGSLLEGNVVRRMPKLYFNISPAVNITKQWRAYVSYNYYGKRFQDQLNVQTLPSFSEFGAGTSYQLGKIRFAVDGTNIFNTIGITEGDPRAGSPTGDGTIMARPIMGAAVRASITLDF, encoded by the coding sequence ATGAAAAAAAGATCGATATTTTTAATGGCTGCCACCGCTACGCTTTATTTTAACAATGCGTATGCCCAGGAAACGCCTCAGGACTCTATCAAGACGTCTTCCATAGATCAGATCGTTATTACCGGAAACTCCGGCCCGAAAAAGAAAATAGAATCCAGTACCGCTATTTCTACTTTTACAGCAAAAGAAATCCAGAAGCAGAATCCTATCAGTGCTGCAGCACTTCTACAGAGAGTTCCGGGTTTTGCCGTGGAAACTTCTGGAGGTGAAGTAGGAAACAACCTTTTTGCAAGAGGTATTCCTTCTGCCGGAGCTTATGAATTCGTACAGGTTCAGGAAGATGGTCTTCCGGTTTTTGAAGACGGGGCACTTCAGTTTGCCAATGCAGATAATTTTTTCCGTGTGGATAATTCAGTAAGCCGTCTGGAGGCTTTGAGAGGAGGTTCAGGTTCCATTTATGCCAATAACTCTCCGGGAGGACTTATCAACTTTATTACCAAAGAAGGGAGTAATGATTTTAAAGGAACAGCCAAGCTGGAAACCAGTACTTACGGCCTTATGCGTACCGATCTGAACGTAGGCGGTGCTTTGGTTCAGGATAAATTGTTTTTTAATGTTGGCGGATTCTACCGAACGGATAATGGAATCAGAAAGACGGGTTTCAGAGCCAATAACGGCGGACAGATCAGAATGAACCTTAAATATGTTTTCGATAAAGGCTATGCTAAAGTATATTATAAAAAACTGGATGACAGAAACACTTTCTTCTTACCGATTCCTTTGACGCAAAACGGAAACGATTTAAAAGAATTCTCCGGTTTTGATCCGAACTATGGAACTTACAGCTACAGGACAATCAGCCAGCTGAATATTCCTCAGGCAGGAGGGGGCTTTTTCAGCAGGAACCTGGAAGACGGAATTCATCCGAAAGTTGATGTGCTGGGAGCTGAATTTAAATATGATCTTGGTAATAACTTCTCTGTTTTAAACAAAACAAGGTATACCAATATCAATATGAATTATACAGGAATTTTCCCGGCAGGAGGCCCTCAAACCGGAGCAGGCTTTGCAAACGCCAATGGAATAACCGGAAATAATTATCAGTATTCATTAGTAGGCAGCGGAGCGGTTGTAAATCCGGCTTTTGTTCAGGAACTGGGCTTCTGGGCTATTGATAAGCAGATGAATAATTTTGTGAATGATCTTCAGTTTAATTATAAATTCGACAAAGGAAATGTAACGGCAGGCTTCTATAAATCCAACTGGAAATCTCATCAGTACTGGAATTGGAGTAATATTCTGACAACAGCAACAGATAAGCCTCAGCTTCTTAATTTAGTTGATACTTCTCTTACTCCAAATTCTACAGGTTATTCTAAAACTTATAACGGAGTTACGGATATGTCTTTTCTGTTGAGAGATTCCCAGGTTCAGGGAAGCTTGAATGATCTTTATGCAAATCTGGATTATAACGTTACAGATAATCTGAGCATTAATGCAGGACTTCGTTACAGCCGTGATTTCTATAAAGGATATTCTGTAAATACCACAACTGCCAATCTCAATAATTCCGGACTGACCACTGATGGAACGCATAGCTTCGCTACAACAACAGCAGATGATAATATGAGTGTTCTGGGAAATAAATATAACTACTGGAGCTATGATATTGATAAGGTTTCTTATACTTTGGCAACGAACTATAAAATCAATAAGGAAAATGCTGTTTACGCCCGTTTTTCTCACGGATTCAGATCACCAAATGAAGAGGCTTATTATAATTATTTCACCACTCCTAACCCGGATCAGCCTTTAAAACCTGTATTAACCAATCAGGTGGAAGTAGGATATAAATATTATTCGAGAACGTTTGATGTTGCGGTGATCCCTTTTTATTCAACGCTTAAAAACCTGTCATTTACAGATGTATTTTCTAATGGAACCTCTGAAAATACCTTTGCCAATACCAAAAATTATGGAGTTGAGCTTGAAGGGTATGCAAGATTGTTCAACAATATGTTAGAACTTACTTTCAACGGAACCATTCAGAATCCAAAATACAGTGGATTGGAAGAAGGAAGCCTCTTGGAAGGGAATGTGGTAAGAAGAATGCCAAAACTTTATTTTAATATTTCACCGGCCGTTAACATAACAAAACAGTGGAGAGCCTATGTAAGCTATAACTACTATGGAAAACGTTTCCAAGACCAGTTGAATGTTCAGACTTTGCCGTCATTCAGTGAATTTGGAGCCGGAACGTCTTATCAGCTTGGAAAAATCCGTTTTGCAGTTGATGGAACAAATATCTTTAATACAATTGGTATTACGGAAGGTGATCCAAGAGCAGGTTCTCCAACCGGAGACGGAACTATTATGGCGAGACCAATTATGGGTGCAGCCGTAAGAGCTTCCATCACATTAGATTTTTAA
- a CDS encoding MBL fold metallo-hydrolase: MLQIQGFVFNFASENTYILYNENKNAWLIDPGNMNEEETKAIESFISENGLKIQKILLTHAHIDHVLGLQWAFDTFKVPVHMHQDDQEVLDMLQASGMRFGFSVDPVKVEIIYVKEGEELELDGEKFKIYHVPGHSPGSVVYHNEGQKFMISGDVLFEGSIGRTDLYKGNHEQLITGITNKLFILDDETQVFSGHGNPTTIGFEKQYNPFFK; the protein is encoded by the coding sequence ATGCTTCAGATTCAAGGCTTCGTATTCAATTTTGCCAGCGAAAACACCTATATCCTTTACAACGAAAATAAAAATGCCTGGCTGATTGACCCGGGAAATATGAATGAAGAGGAAACCAAAGCTATTGAAAGCTTTATTTCTGAAAACGGACTAAAGATTCAGAAGATTCTTCTTACCCATGCCCATATTGACCATGTTTTAGGATTACAGTGGGCATTTGATACCTTTAAAGTTCCCGTTCATATGCACCAGGATGATCAGGAGGTACTGGATATGCTTCAGGCAAGCGGAATGAGATTCGGGTTCTCTGTAGATCCTGTAAAAGTAGAGATCATATACGTTAAAGAGGGTGAAGAGCTCGAACTGGACGGAGAAAAGTTTAAAATTTATCACGTTCCTGGGCACTCTCCTGGAAGTGTGGTTTACCATAATGAAGGCCAGAAATTTATGATCTCAGGTGATGTCCTGTTTGAGGGCAGCATCGGAAGAACCGATCTTTATAAAGGAAATCATGAACAACTGATCACCGGCATCACAAATAAATTATTCATTTTGGATGATGAGACTCAGGTTTTCTCAGGCCATGGAAATCCTACAACAATTGGATTCGAGAAGCAGTATAATCCGTTTTTTAAGTAG
- a CDS encoding DUF5103 domain-containing protein, with translation MKTLRILLLSLSGLVFGQNIQSIQLFNPQTNDETPVIKFGEQLVLSFDDLTNASEIYRYTIKHYDRNWNDDNLFFTQFANGSLNDLLDQFQYSFNTLQAYTHYKLTFPNDKIQPKISGNYEIIVYKDSADRPLFKRRFYLVEDAATVALNISRIADAKNPNVNQRVEVKATSKGGDLSSNVNSMTLNVMQNNNPTVVVNNMKPSATLGNQLLFQQMNLTFPGNNEFYYFDNKNMNMAADMVSATELKDGVNQTYLHPVWAFPLNYQYQPDVNGAWYYRRNDLGLERNAEREADYSWVYFSLDSDPVDKEIYVLGGFNDFKPSKENQMQYDAANKKFVAKIFLKQGFYNYVLATKESNGSLNFGEINGNFWQTENLYQAFLYYAPFGRNYDGLMGYGEFRTPVR, from the coding sequence ATGAAAACTTTGCGAATACTTTTACTTTCTTTAAGCGGGCTGGTTTTTGGACAGAACATCCAGAGTATACAATTATTTAATCCGCAGACGAACGATGAAACACCAGTCATCAAATTCGGTGAGCAGCTGGTTTTAAGCTTTGATGACCTTACGAATGCCAGTGAAATCTACAGATATACGATCAAGCATTACGATAGAAACTGGAATGATGACAACCTGTTTTTTACCCAGTTTGCCAATGGAAGTCTGAATGACCTTTTAGATCAGTTCCAGTATTCCTTCAACACCCTGCAGGCTTACACGCATTACAAGCTTACCTTTCCAAATGATAAAATACAGCCGAAAATATCAGGGAATTATGAGATCATTGTGTATAAAGATTCAGCAGACAGGCCACTTTTTAAAAGACGTTTTTATCTGGTAGAAGATGCGGCCACGGTTGCTTTGAATATTTCAAGAATAGCGGATGCTAAGAATCCCAATGTTAATCAAAGGGTAGAAGTGAAAGCCACTTCAAAAGGGGGAGATCTCTCTTCTAATGTTAATTCCATGACCTTAAATGTCATGCAGAACAACAATCCGACTGTTGTTGTGAATAATATGAAACCAAGCGCTACCCTTGGAAATCAGCTGCTTTTTCAGCAAATGAACTTAACATTCCCCGGCAATAATGAATTCTATTATTTTGACAATAAGAATATGAATATGGCAGCAGATATGGTAAGCGCTACAGAACTGAAAGATGGGGTAAACCAGACTTATCTTCATCCTGTCTGGGCTTTTCCTCTTAATTATCAGTACCAACCTGATGTGAACGGTGCGTGGTACTACAGAAGAAATGATCTGGGACTGGAAAGAAACGCTGAAAGGGAAGCTGACTATTCATGGGTTTATTTTTCTTTAGATTCAGATCCTGTAGATAAGGAAATTTATGTATTGGGAGGTTTTAATGATTTTAAGCCAAGCAAAGAAAATCAAATGCAGTATGATGCCGCCAATAAGAAATTTGTGGCCAAAATATTTCTGAAACAGGGGTTTTACAATTACGTCCTTGCTACAAAAGAAAGTAACGGATCCCTGAACTTTGGAGAGATAAACGGTAATTTCTGGCAGACTGAAAACCTGTATCAGGCATTTTTGTATTATGCACCTTTCGGACGTAATTATGACGGATTGATGGGATACGGTGAATTCAGAACGCCTGTAAGATAG
- a CDS encoding M4 family metallopeptidase, translating into MKTKFIFAVSIAASAFAFGQENPSKLIAGKNGLHAELIRFDKNGPDFKGQPVLFDETSKRVSQGQGLKLGSEKDALGFETHRFQQTINGIPVEYGMMAVQTKGGKVVGETGKWILKTPASAEKKATISESIALQSALSFVGADSYKWQNKEEEEFLKNESKNPNASFAPKGELVYYSDPSDEKITDLKLAYKFDIYAEKPLSRQYVFVDAKNGEVLGSNALIHETNAPGTATTVYSGNRAIVADSYNGSYRLRETGRNTGTAVETYNLKKGTNYSTAVDFTDTDNNWNNVNTNKDQYATDAHWGAEMTLDYLYTKFGRKSIDNNNFAIKSYVHYSTNYFNAFWDGSRMTYGDGSSTNGNKPLTALDVCGHEITHGMTSKTANLAYQRESGALNEGFSDIFGNSIELWARPTQASWKLGEDFSYVIRDMANPNAYSQPDTYKGTYWKDATTTGCAVPGQTTNDYCGVHTNSGVLNFWYYLLVTGGSGTNDNGFAYNVTGIGLDKAAAIAYRTLTTYLTSSSAYANARTASLQAAADLYGAGGAEVTQVTNAWNAVGVGGGTSAAGKVAATQALLYTISPNPATDKFTVEFEGKEGNGIVELVGLTGKKEISEKIKITDGKNKVDIQLPSNILSGVYVVTVNGQKAGNLIKK; encoded by the coding sequence ATGAAAACAAAATTTATCTTTGCAGTAAGTATTGCAGCCTCTGCCTTTGCTTTTGGGCAGGAAAATCCATCAAAATTAATCGCCGGTAAAAACGGACTTCATGCGGAATTGATCAGGTTCGATAAAAACGGACCGGATTTTAAAGGGCAGCCCGTTTTATTTGATGAAACATCCAAGAGAGTTTCACAGGGTCAAGGTTTAAAACTAGGTTCAGAAAAAGATGCACTTGGTTTTGAAACCCACAGATTCCAGCAGACTATTAATGGTATTCCTGTAGAATACGGAATGATGGCCGTACAGACAAAAGGAGGGAAAGTAGTAGGTGAAACGGGAAAATGGATCCTTAAAACACCTGCATCTGCAGAAAAAAAAGCGACCATTTCTGAAAGTATCGCCCTGCAGAGTGCTTTATCTTTTGTAGGAGCCGATTCTTATAAATGGCAGAATAAAGAAGAAGAGGAATTCCTTAAAAACGAATCCAAAAATCCTAATGCTAGCTTTGCTCCAAAAGGAGAACTGGTGTACTATTCAGATCCTTCTGATGAAAAGATAACCGATTTGAAGCTTGCTTACAAATTTGATATCTATGCGGAAAAACCGTTAAGCAGACAATACGTTTTCGTAGATGCTAAAAATGGTGAAGTTTTAGGTAGCAATGCTTTGATTCACGAAACTAATGCTCCGGGAACTGCAACAACTGTTTATAGTGGAAACAGAGCTATTGTTGCCGACTCTTATAACGGAAGCTACAGATTAAGAGAAACAGGAAGAAATACCGGAACAGCTGTAGAAACGTACAACCTTAAAAAAGGAACCAATTATTCGACTGCAGTAGATTTTACAGATACTGATAACAACTGGAATAACGTAAACACCAACAAAGACCAGTATGCTACTGATGCTCACTGGGGAGCTGAAATGACCTTAGATTATCTTTATACAAAGTTTGGCAGAAAGAGTATAGATAATAATAATTTTGCCATAAAATCTTACGTACATTACTCAACCAACTATTTTAATGCGTTTTGGGACGGTTCCAGAATGACTTATGGAGATGGTAGTTCTACAAATGGAAATAAACCGCTAACTGCATTAGATGTTTGTGGTCACGAAATTACCCATGGTATGACTTCAAAAACAGCGAATCTGGCTTATCAAAGAGAATCCGGAGCATTGAATGAAGGTTTTTCCGATATTTTCGGAAACAGTATAGAGCTTTGGGCAAGGCCTACGCAGGCAAGCTGGAAGCTGGGCGAAGACTTCAGTTATGTGATCAGAGATATGGCTAATCCTAATGCCTATAGCCAGCCAGATACTTATAAAGGAACATACTGGAAAGATGCAACTACTACAGGTTGTGCGGTACCGGGACAAACTACCAATGATTATTGTGGAGTCCATACTAATTCCGGAGTACTTAATTTCTGGTATTATCTATTAGTAACCGGAGGTTCAGGTACAAATGATAATGGTTTCGCTTATAATGTTACGGGAATAGGATTAGATAAGGCAGCAGCAATTGCTTACAGAACATTAACAACTTATCTTACTTCTTCTTCTGCCTATGCCAACGCAAGAACTGCTTCTCTTCAGGCAGCGGCAGATTTATACGGAGCTGGCGGAGCTGAAGTTACTCAGGTAACCAATGCATGGAATGCAGTAGGTGTTGGCGGAGGAACTTCTGCAGCTGGAAAAGTGGCAGCAACGCAGGCTTTGCTTTACACCATCAGCCCGAATCCGGCTACCGACAAATTTACTGTTGAATTTGAAGGAAAAGAAGGAAATGGAATTGTAGAATTAGTTGGTTTAACAGGGAAAAAAGAAATTTCTGAGAAAATCAAAATTACAGACGGTAAAAATAAAGTAGATATTCAGCTTCCGTCTAATATACTTTCCGGAGTATATGTAGTAACGGTTAATGGACAGAAAGCAGGAAACCTGATTAAAAAATAA